CGAGCGACGGCTGCCACACGTCGGCGTACACGTCGCGCGCGATGCGGAACGGCTCCGACCGCGCCGCGCCGTACTCGATCACGTACACGCCGGGCTCCTTCTCCGACGAGAAGTCGAATCGCGCGTAGTCGTAGCGGAGGTAGCGCCCCCACCGCACGGGCGCGCGCGCCACTCGTGGCGTCAGGCGCCCATCGGCCTCCACGCGCAGCAGCCGCGCGACCGGCCGCGCCGCGTCGTTCGGATCGGTCTCGATGACGGCGACCTTCGGCGCGTCGGGGAGATAGCCGACCTGCGAGTGCGCGATCACGGGCGGGCGCGTCCAGCCGGGGATGCGGTTCGGGATGAGGAGCCATTCCACCACCGCGCCCGTGCGACCCGCGGGGAGCAGCGTGCGCACCACGAACCAGCCGTTCTGCGCCTTGTTGCGGCCGTCGTACAGCGCGACCGTCGCGCCACCGCGCGCAGTGATCGTCACGCGCCGCTCGGCGTCCTCCGGCGCGAGCACCAGCGTGTGCCCGGACGCCATCGCCGACGCCTCGAGCCCGGGTACGCTGGTCGGCCCGCCGACGGCGTTGCCTAACGGCGCGGGCGCGCGCTCGACCGCGCCGCTCTCGCGCCGCGGGAACAGCCCGGGTGCGCCGTCGGCGAGGTACGTCTTGCCGAAGTACGCGGACGGAAGGAACTCGATGTTGAGCCCCGCGCGCCCCACGAGCCGCTCGGGAAGCGGCGCGTCGAGCAGCACGCGCACGAGCACCCCGTCGCCGCTCGGCGACGCCTCCACGCGGTACGAGAAGTCGTACGCGGGATACGACAGCCGCGCCGTGACGCGGCCGCTCGCCCGGTCCACGTCGCGCCCGACGAGCCGCGGCGTCGGGTCCCACTGCTCCGGCGTCGGCGAGAGGCGCACGTCACCGTTCGTCGCCGTGCGCACGCCGTGGTGAATCAGCTCGACGCCGCTGATCTTCTCGTCGCCGAACTGCCCGTAGTAGTCGTTGAACACGAGCACGTCCGCCCCACGCCCGCGCAGCACACCGAGGCTGTCGACACGAAGCGGCTGCTGTGCCGCGAGCGCCGCCGGCACCAGCCACGCCATGATCAGCACGAATCCGCGCGGATAGGTCCTGATCGTCACTTGTCGTCCGCCGCGCGGCTCGTGGTCACCGTGCCGCCGCCACGATGGTAGCTCTCCGGTGGGCCGAGGTACGTGCGCGGCAGGTCCGTCGTCGCGATGACGAGCTTCTGCAGCACGAGCCCCGGATCCACCATCCAGAGCTTCAGGACGTGGTCGCCCGGCCGCGCGAGCTGGTGCTGCGTGACGTGGATCTTGATGCTGTTCGACACGCCCTGCTCCCACGCGCCGTTGCCGTCGGTGCGGCCGGAGCTCGACGAGTCGGCGTGGATGTTCACGATCTGCGGCGCCTCGTCGTCGAACGAGACGCCATAACGGATCCCCTGCCCGGCCGTGAAGTTCAGCGTCGGCGACACGAACGCGTGCACCGACACCGTGCCGCTGTCGAACATGAACACGCGGTACTCGAGCCGCGGCGACGCGCCGCCCGGCGTTACGCTCGCCGCCGTCACCGGCGTCGGCGTCATCCCCGACAGCGTGCGGCCGAGGTCCGGGATGCGCTCCCACGTCACGGGCGACGCGTTCACCGCGCGCGTGAAGTGCTCGGCCTCCATCGACACGACGCCGCCTCCCTCGATGAAGCCGACGATGGCGTCGCGCTTCGGCGCCGGGGGATTGAACGCCGTCGCCTGCACCGTGACCCGCGCGCCGTTAGGCCCGACGACCGCGATCGTGCCCGGCGTGGTCCCCGCCGGCGCGCGCGACCAGTCCACCGTCACGGCGAGCCGCTGGTCCTTGGTGACCGTGCCCTTCTCCGGCGTCACGCGCAGCCACGGCGCAACGCTCGTCGCCGTGAACTCGAACGGCGCCGTGCCGCGGTCGAACACGTCGATGTGGTACGTCTGCCGCTGGAACGCGTCGAACGTCGGCAGCGTCGGCGGCGGCGGGCGGAAGAAGCCGGGCGGCGGTCCGCCACCGGGACCGCGCGGCGCCGGCGCGGGGCGGTTCTGCTCCACCATCGCGACGCCCATGTCGGCGGGCGCCGGCACCTGGATGACGTCGACGCGCGGCATCGCGTTGCGCGGCGGCTCCTGCCAGTACGTGTAGCCGATGTGTGTCTGGTCCATCATGTGCGACCACTTCCCGCCGGCGAGCTGGGTGTTGTACCGCCGCGTGATCTCGGCGTCGCGGTCGAACAGGCGCCGCGCCGAGTCGGCGAGGTCGTTCGTGCTGGCGCGTCCCTCCTGCGCGTACACCCGGTTGCGCGCCACCGTGAAGTACAGCGCGTTCAGGTTCTGCATCGCCTGCACCGGGTGCAGCACCAGCTCGTAGTACGCGTCCACATACGGCGCGGGGATCTCGTGCGACACGCGCTCGGCACGCGCGAGCAGCGAGTCCCAGTCGGCGGCCACGCGCTCGGCCTCACCGTAGTTCACGAGGCTGAACGTCGCCGTGTCGAGCAGCTCCGGCTTGCGGCGGCCGGCGTACTTCAGGTACGTCGTCACGACGTCCGCGATCTCCGCCGCGTGCTCGGCGGGGAATTGCTGCGCCGCCCACCGGCGCGTCCACTCCGGCAGCCTGTCGGCGGTGACGGCGCGCGGGTTCCACGCGTAGTCGAGGAAGAACTGGATCGGCATCTCCATCGGCTTGAGATCGCCGACGTTCACCACCCAGATCCGGTTCGCGCCGTACTCGTACGCGAGCCGCATCTGCTCGAACACCCGCGCGATGGGGTTCGTGTTCAGCCACTTGTAGTTGCGCGGGCCGCCGACGTAGTCGAAGTGGTAGTAGATGCCGAAGCCCCCGGCGCGGCCGCGGTCCTTCGGGTTCGGCAGCCGCCGCAGGTTGCCCCAGTTGTCGTCCGAGAAGAGGAGCGTGACGTCGTCCGGCACGCGCATCCCCTTGTCGTAGTACTCCTGGACTTCCTTGTACAGCGCCCACAGCTGCGGCGTCTGCGCGGGATCCTTCCTCGTGACGTCGGCGATGATCTTCCGCTGGTCGGCGACGATGCGCTCCAGCAGCGCGACGTTGCTCTCGCCGTTCGTCGTCATGGGCCGGTCGCCGTCGCCGCGCATGCCGATCGTGACGACGTTCTCGCGCGACCCCATGCGCTCGATCCCCTTGCGCCAGAAGTCGCGGAGCGTGGAGTCGTTCACGCCGTAGTCCCACACACCCTTGCCGTAGCGGCGCCACTCCTGCTGCGCGCGCGTCATCGGCTCGTGGTGCGACGTGCCCATCACGATCCCGTACTCGTCGGCGAGCTTCGCGTTCAGCGAGTCGTCATCGGCGAACGCGTTCCCCCACATCGCAGGCCACAGGTAGTTGCCCTTCAGGCGCAGGATCAGCTCGAACATCTTCTCGTACACGACGTGGTTCACGCCGCCGAACTTCTCGCGCGTCCACCCCGAGAACGCGGGCGCCTCGTCGTTGATGAAGATGCCGCGGTACTTCACCGCCGGCGTGCCCGCCGTGCGTCGGCCGGCCGCCACGTACAGCGCCTCGTGGCGCCGCACCGGCACGTCGGCCCACCAGTACCACGGCGACACACCGATCTGCGCCGACAGGTCGTAGATGCCGTAGATCGTGCCGCGCTTGTCGCTCCCTGCTATCACGAGCGCGCGGTCCACGCCGGGCAGCGGCCGGTCCACCACCTGCAGGAGGTACGTCTCCCACCGGTTCGCCACGCCGCTCGTGTCGATCTTCCGCTCGCGCACGAGCCGGTCGACGAGCGGGCTGTGGCCGATCGTGCCGACGATCACCGCGCGATTCGCGTTAGGCGCCGAGTCCACCACGAGCCGCGGCGCCGCGCCGGTCACCCGCTGCAGGTCCGCGCGCAGGTCGGTCGCCGCGCGCAGCACGCCGGCGAAGTCCGCGCTGCTCGCGTACAGCGGCGCGGTGCGTCCGTCGGCCGCGAGCGCGAAGCGATCGCCGCCCGCGCGCGCCGTCACGTACGACGAGTCGGCCTGCGCGTCCGCGCGCGCGGCCGGAGCCGCGACGACACACGCCAGCGCCAGCCAACGAATGACGATCGACCGCGTGAGCATCGCTCCTCCTGGTTCGTCGGCGCGCCGGCTCAACCGCCGAGGGCGGTGCGCACCGCGGTGTACGTCGCCTTCGTGCCCAACGCGTCGTCGAACAACAGCGCCTGCCCCCATCCCGGGAACGTGGTGTTGATCCACGACTCGCCGTCGTTCACGCCCCACACCAGGATCGCGTCGCACGCGCTCACGGCGAGGCACGCGGCCACGACGTCGCCGTACGCCTGCGCCTGCGCCGCGAGATCCGCGGCCGTGGCGCCCGGCGTCCGCACGCGCACGTCGAGCTCCGTGATCTCGATCTTCAGCCCGAGCGCGGCGAAGCGATTGAACGTGTTCACCAGCGCCTGCCGCGACGGCGCCGTCGCCCCGCCGCCCACCTGCAGATGCGCCTGGAAGCCGATCCCGTCGATCGGCACGTTGCGGGCCTTCATCCCCTGGATCAGCGCGAACGCGGAGTCCTGCTTCGCCCCGGGGAATTCCAGGTTGTAGTCGTTGTAGAACAGCAGCGCGCCCGGATCCACTCGGCGCGCCTCCGTGAACGCGACGTCGATGTAGTCGCGGCCGAGCGCGGGCGCCCACGGCGAGCCGGTGGTGCGCAGCGACCCCGAGCCGTCGTTCAGCGCCTCGTTCACCACGTCCCACGCGTGGATCTTCCCCTTGTAGTGGCCGACGACGCTGTCCACGTGCTCCTTCAGCAGCTGGCGGAGCGTGTCGGCGCTCCACGTCGCGCCGGTGAGCCACGTCGGGTTCTGCTGGTGCCAGGCGAGCGTGTGGCCGCGCACCTTCATGCCGTTCGTCTGCGCGAACGCGACGAGCGCGTCCGGGTTCGCCCAGCGGTACGTGAACCGCCCGTTGCGGTTGAGCGGCTCCCACTTCATGACGTTGCCCGCGACGACCATGTCGAACTCGCGCGCGACGAGCGCGTTGTACGCCGCATCGTTCGCGAAGAACTTCGCGTCGAGCGCCACGCCGAACGACCGTCCCTTCGCCGCCGCCAGCTCGCGCAGCGGGCTCGCCGTCGTCGTCGGAGTCGTCGGTGTGGTGGGGGTCGTCGGTGTCGCGGGCGTGGTCGGCGTCGTCGGCGCATCGGACCCGCCACCGCATGCCGCGAGCGCGAGAAGTACGATCGTCGTCCAGGGAGTGTGCTTCTGCGTCACGGTGCTCGTCGGTGGAAGCCGCTCACATCGCCTGCCGACGCGCCGCCGCGAGCACCGCGTCGAACGCCGGCTTCGGCCGCCCCTGCCGGTCGAACAGCAGCGGCCAGTTCGTCCGCCCGCGCACCGGGAAGCCGTTCAGCCACGACGTGGCGTCGGTCACCCCCCAGAACGTCACGCGGTCGATGATGTCGCGGTGCTTCTCGTACACGGCGAACAGCGCCGCGTACCGCCGCGCGAGCTGCTGCTGCACCGAGTCCGGGAGCGAGGCCGTGTACGGGTTCGACGCGGCGGCCATCTGCGCGCGCGCCGACACGTCGGCCGTGTTGCCTCCCATGGGACGCGGCAGCACGTCGACGTCGAGCTCCGTCACGTTCGCGTGGAAGCCCGCGGCGCCGATCGCCTGGAACATCGAGTCCACGAGCGCCACCGACGGCACGTTCGGGTCGAGCTTGTGGTGGTCCTGCGAGTTGATCGCCGCCACCGGGATCCCGGCCGCGCGGATGCGCTTCGCGAGCGCGATCGCGCCGTCGCGCTTCGCCGGCGTCGCGAGGTTGTAGTCGTTGTAGTACAGCTCCGCCGCCGGGTCCACCGCGTGCGCGTACTCGAACGCCTTCACCACGAAGTCGTCGCCGATGATGCGGTACCACGGCGACTGCCGCATCGTGCCGTCCTCGTTCAGCGCCTCGTTCACGACGTCCCACCCCTTGATGCGCCCCTTGTAGCGCCCCATCACGTGCTCGATGTGGTCCTTCATGCGCGCGAGCAGCGCGTCGCGCGTGAGCGGCTGCCCCGCCGAGTCCTGGAACACCCAGCGCGGCGTCTGGCTGTGCCACACCAGCGTGTGCCCGACGATGAACATCCCGTTGCGCTCGCCGAACGCCACGTAGCGATCGCTCTGCGAGAAGTCGTACTCGTTCGGCCGCGGGTGCACGACCTCCCACTTCAGCACGTTCTCCGGCGTGATCGCATTGAAGTGCGTCTTCACGAGGCGCACGTCGACGCTGTCGGTCTCGTCGAACACGCGCGGCGCGATCGCGGTGCCGATCCGGAAGTCGTTCCGGAACGCGTTCTTGAGCGACGCCGCCGCGGGGCTCGGCGACGCCGACGGGTGGCCGCACGCGGCGGCCATGAGCGCACCGCACCACGCGGCGCGCACGAGAGAGCTCGTCGTCTTCATGTCGACTTCACCGCGCGCTCGCGGCGGCTTCGGCGATCCCGGTGAACTCCGCGCGGCGTGCGCTCAGCTCGTCCTGGATCTGGATGTTGAGTGCCCGCGTGATGCGGTAGAACACCAGGCAGACGACGACCACGACGAGGAACAGCGCCGGGTACACGCTCGCCGTCATGCGGATCCCCTGCAGCGCCCGCGCGCTCTGCGCCGCGTTCGCCACGTAGCCGTAGCCCGAGAGCAGCCAGC
This DNA window, taken from Gemmatirosa kalamazoonensis, encodes the following:
- a CDS encoding glycosyl hydrolase 115 family protein, with the translated sequence MLTRSIVIRWLALACVVAAPAARADAQADSSYVTARAGGDRFALAADGRTAPLYASSADFAGVLRAATDLRADLQRVTGAAPRLVVDSAPNANRAVIVGTIGHSPLVDRLVRERKIDTSGVANRWETYLLQVVDRPLPGVDRALVIAGSDKRGTIYGIYDLSAQIGVSPWYWWADVPVRRHEALYVAAGRRTAGTPAVKYRGIFINDEAPAFSGWTREKFGGVNHVVYEKMFELILRLKGNYLWPAMWGNAFADDDSLNAKLADEYGIVMGTSHHEPMTRAQQEWRRYGKGVWDYGVNDSTLRDFWRKGIERMGSRENVVTIGMRGDGDRPMTTNGESNVALLERIVADQRKIIADVTRKDPAQTPQLWALYKEVQEYYDKGMRVPDDVTLLFSDDNWGNLRRLPNPKDRGRAGGFGIYYHFDYVGGPRNYKWLNTNPIARVFEQMRLAYEYGANRIWVVNVGDLKPMEMPIQFFLDYAWNPRAVTADRLPEWTRRWAAQQFPAEHAAEIADVVTTYLKYAGRRKPELLDTATFSLVNYGEAERVAADWDSLLARAERVSHEIPAPYVDAYYELVLHPVQAMQNLNALYFTVARNRVYAQEGRASTNDLADSARRLFDRDAEITRRYNTQLAGGKWSHMMDQTHIGYTYWQEPPRNAMPRVDVIQVPAPADMGVAMVEQNRPAPAPRGPGGGPPPGFFRPPPPTLPTFDAFQRQTYHIDVFDRGTAPFEFTATSVAPWLRVTPEKGTVTKDQRLAVTVDWSRAPAGTTPGTIAVVGPNGARVTVQATAFNPPAPKRDAIVGFIEGGGVVSMEAEHFTRAVNASPVTWERIPDLGRTLSGMTPTPVTAASVTPGGASPRLEYRVFMFDSGTVSVHAFVSPTLNFTAGQGIRYGVSFDDEAPQIVNIHADSSSSGRTDGNGAWEQGVSNSIKIHVTQHQLARPGDHVLKLWMVDPGLVLQKLVIATTDLPRTYLGPPESYHRGGGTVTTSRAADDK
- a CDS encoding endo-1,4-beta-xylanase; this encodes MTQKHTPWTTIVLLALAACGGGSDAPTTPTTPATPTTPTTPTTPTTTASPLRELAAAKGRSFGVALDAKFFANDAAYNALVAREFDMVVAGNVMKWEPLNRNGRFTYRWANPDALVAFAQTNGMKVRGHTLAWHQQNPTWLTGATWSADTLRQLLKEHVDSVVGHYKGKIHAWDVVNEALNDGSGSLRTTGSPWAPALGRDYIDVAFTEARRVDPGALLFYNDYNLEFPGAKQDSAFALIQGMKARNVPIDGIGFQAHLQVGGGATAPSRQALVNTFNRFAALGLKIEITELDVRVRTPGATAADLAAQAQAYGDVVAACLAVSACDAILVWGVNDGESWINTTFPGWGQALLFDDALGTKATYTAVRTALGG
- a CDS encoding endo-1,4-beta-xylanase; amino-acid sequence: MKTTSSLVRAAWCGALMAAACGHPSASPSPAAASLKNAFRNDFRIGTAIAPRVFDETDSVDVRLVKTHFNAITPENVLKWEVVHPRPNEYDFSQSDRYVAFGERNGMFIVGHTLVWHSQTPRWVFQDSAGQPLTRDALLARMKDHIEHVMGRYKGRIKGWDVVNEALNEDGTMRQSPWYRIIGDDFVVKAFEYAHAVDPAAELYYNDYNLATPAKRDGAIALAKRIRAAGIPVAAINSQDHHKLDPNVPSVALVDSMFQAIGAAGFHANVTELDVDVLPRPMGGNTADVSARAQMAAASNPYTASLPDSVQQQLARRYAALFAVYEKHRDIIDRVTFWGVTDATSWLNGFPVRGRTNWPLLFDRQGRPKPAFDAVLAAARRQAM